The following DNA comes from Plasmodium coatneyi strain Hackeri chromosome 9, complete sequence.
tttattacataattGTACTGCACTGTTCTTGATTACTCAAAATGTTATACTAATATTTATCTTACTCCCGTGCTTCATTGTACCCATAGAAGAACGCGaaaaattccttcctctctaaataaaattttctccgATATATTGTTAATTTATGTTCCCTCACCCTTCTAAGAAAGAACTATTAAGCACTTGTAGTGCAAATAAAGTTCCTATACGGGGAGCACACTCCacccctcctccttttccacaCTATGATGAATTAGTaggagcaatttttttccctttacatACCTCCTTCCTCACaactctttccttccttcctttttccatatGTCATATAAGTATATCTTAAGGGCACCATACAAACTATATATTATGATAGATGAGTTACCAGAGTTCTGTTTTCCTAActtcacattatatatttcacaCATTTATGTAGTCCATTCcttactttccttttcctttttcttgaaAACTACATTATAAATAGCTTTACCACGAGGAGAAGATGTTCACAATGTGATACATAAGTTTCAACCTCCCACTTTCTTTAATGCATATTATATtctacacacaaatgtgctCCACTTTTATATTGTTCACGACTTATATGATAAGAAGGCTTTATAAAGTTGACTACCTTTTCGAATAGTTAATTAAGCTCAAGAAATTGAAGAGAGTTCTATGGTTTCAGAGAttagggtttacggttcagggtttacggttcagggtttacggttcagcgtttagggttgaaGGTTCAAGGATCAGTATTTGAGTGTTTAGGTTCCCAGGTTATGAATTTACGTTTCAGGATTGAGGGtatagggtttagggttcagggtttagggtttagggttcagggtgtatggtttagaatttagggttcaggctttagtgTTTaaagtttagggttccgtgtttagggtttagggttcagggtttagggtttagggtttagggtttatggtttagggttgagggtttagggtttatgttcaggatttagggtttatgttcagggtttagggcttagtGCTTATACTTcaggttttctttttagggttgaggattCAGGATTTAAATTTTAGGTTTTTGGGTTTAAGGATTTGGGTTCCACATATAGCTTTAAAGGTTTTGGTTCAACGAATAGGGTTTGGGGATTTGTGTTCAAGGtatagtgtttagggtttagactTCGgtgttgagggtttagggttcaggccttagggttttagggttaagggttaagggttcagggttttcgATATCAGGTTCAGATTTGAGGGTTCAGAATTTATGGTTCAGTGTTGAGGCTTtgatggttcagggtttaaggtttcatgttcaggttttaaggtttagggtttagggttcaggttttagtgtttaggtttaggtttaTGTGTTTAGGTTTATCTTTatgggtttaggttttagggtttagggtttaggattcggggcttaggatttagggttcagcttTTAGGGTTTCTGGCTTTATGGTTcgaggtttagggttaagggttcagggttgatggtttagggttcatggtttagtgttcagagtgtgggattcagggtttattatttaggatttaggtttcaggattTATATTTCAAAATTTAGGTTTTATGATTTAGGGTTCCAGATTTATGGTTCAGGATTTATTGTCCAGGATTTTTGGTTGAATGTTTAGTGTGGagtttttagggttttgttttcaaggtttagggttcagagtttagggtttagggttgagatTCTGTGACAAGGTCTTGCGGCTGAAGAAGCTTATCTCCGCTTTCTATTGTAGGATTTCTTCCTCTGCATACTGAAATTCCAACAGTAATCCAAGAGACCTGAGCAATTGAGGCGGACACACTATACTGTAACTGCTCAAAACTAAACTGTAAACTCCAAGCCGTGatccctaaactctaaagcataagccctgaaccctaatccctgaaacctaaaccttcAATCgtaaacgctaaaccctgaacacgaaaacatgaaccctaaaccctgaaccctaaaccctaagccctaaaccctaaacagtCAACTCAGAACCCTGAACGCTGAAGCGTGAGAACTACACCCTTAAgtagaatgtatatatgttaagGAGAATAAATTGTTCGTTCAAAGCCTTCCCTTAagttaaagagaaaaaataggTCACATTAATATGTTGAGAGTATTGTACATGCTAGGAAAAGTGGGAGAAGGAGGAGCTCCAGTAAAATAATACATTTTCTTGGTATGGGTTAGTTGTTTATATAATGTACTTATCGtaatgggaaagaaaagtgcAGCACACGAATATGTAAAGTATAATGTGGATTAAAAAGGGACTGTGAAATAACTCAAATAATATCATATATTGAAAGCTTTCTCTGGGAAGGAGTTTTTGGTAGTATACCTATTAgaagaaggatgaaaaaaaaagaaaacagaaGAATGTTATTATTAGAGACTATGTGTGAAAGAAGGTGCACTACAATGAACTGTAATAGTATCTTTTCTGATCATCTTTCTTAAATATAATTAGTTGAATTCTcagtattatatatttttcatgtaTTGCACGAGTACATTCTTTCCattacatatttatggaTGTGTAAATTGGTATAGAGGAAGGGGAGAATATTCCTTATGTAAGGTGcactatatatgtgtgttaacaatttttaattaactttCGTTTTAATAATTATGCACATAGAAAATAGTACAAATATTCGAATGTTTTCTTTAtccaaaaaagagaaggaaatcatattattatatatatgtgaagtaGATagagtgtgtatatattcacGTCATATTCCGAACATTCTTGAATCATACAATAGTACAGTGTATAAATAAGGGACGTGTGGAAgggtgtttttcctttttttttgccttcacTTTGTTATtctaatatatttttatatatttctataatGACTGTTGGTGTGATGATTTtgatgtgtgtgtaaataGTGTATTGTTGTACTTTGTAAAGTTAAAGATTACGTATTTTTATTAAGAAAGgaggagtaaaaaaatttgataatAGATACATACCTTTTCGAATGGTGAGCCCATCCAGAATATAcgtgaaaattttcacatatatattccgaaagtatatatatatagggggAACATTctttaacataaatatattatatacaagaataaaatattattagcAGAAAAATGTCAGGGCtggtaaggaaggagaaagagcacacaaaaaagaaagaagaaattatctTCTAATTAGAATTGATAATTGAATATACGTGCAGCAGTTTGTGCATActgaaataataataaaaatgcaaaaaatgtacacatatatatgtgggaaAGCACCCATTTACCTACACatctatatacatacacatacatattctACTTCCTTCGTCAATTCTATACTGTTAGGGGAAGGCAGGAGCTTCAGTTAAATTTCCATCACAGGAAGTATACCCTAGGTTCGAAGTCGGAGGAACATGTAACAGAGATTCAGGTGAACGGAGGTACGGAGACAACTTGGCTAGTACTTtgggaaaaggaatgaagaacAGCAAATTGAGCATTAGGCGTCCGATGGGTAGAATTGTAAAAGGATGGTGCAATGCATATAAAATTGAGCAAGAcgggcaaaaaaaaacactcgACTATAAACCTTGggatttcttttattattggttaggtacCAGGGTAAAGGAGTACTGGGAGGAGGACAACTTTACAAATGCAATGAAGGCACTTTACGAAAACTTCCCCAAGGATCAGAACAGTAGGAGTGTATGTACTGATAAGTACCCTGGTATAAGCCAAGACCTCTTCGATAAGAGTAAAGTACTATTCGACTTTTTCTATAATTATGATACTGCTAAAGAtaaattagaagaaaaaggccTATTTacgaatgaaaaatgtaacagttccgtaaaaaaagttaaggaTGCATATCAAAGTATAAAAGATGCCTGCGATGGGGAGGGGGATTCTAAGAGTCAATATTGTGATAAACTTATACAGGAGTATAAGGTAAAATTCCAGGATGGGGAACCACAGAAAATAACATGCCCTGAACCCCCCGAACATGCAGAACGACCTGGCGAGGAAAGAAGGACAGGTAAGGAACGAACTACATTCCAAACTTCAGTAGGTGGAAGTaagagagaaataaaaaatctcATATGTCGGAGGGTAGGTGATTGACAGAGGACAGCCTCCCTGTTAGGATAACACTcctagaggaaaaaataaaaggaaagaaaaaaaaggaacgatctaaggagcaggaagaaaaggacagactaaggaaaaaggaaggatgtctaaggaaaggaaggggtctaaggaaggaaggtaaggaatgatgtctaaggaggaaggggaggagTCTAAGTAAttgaagggtctaaggaggaggaaaggaaggtatggtCTAAGgacgaaggaaggttgttaggctggtgttaggggtggaggAAAGTGtttagaaggagggggtcTATGATTGGAGgggttctaaggagggaaggaaagggtataaggaaggaaaggatagtctgaggaaggaaaaagggaaaaaggaaagggaaaatgaaataaagaaaagaaagaaatggaaagaacGAAACAAAGGACGAAGAGAAACTGCAACATTATTATAGATGTCTGTTAGGAAATACGACTATGATGAAAATGTTAGGGGAGCATTGTGATATGAGAAAAGTAGCAGAGTGCgttgaaagaaaagaaaaaaaaaaataataataataataaacatagaaaaaaaagaaagaaaaggaaaaaatgaggataagaagaagaaggaaaacattaCACTAGAACCATctgtctttattttttctctggatTCAGAGGAAGCTattgaaggggaagaagaagaggaaggtgaagaagatgaagaagaagaggaagacgaagTCGAAGAAGAAGCTGTTGCTGCTGATCCTGGTGGTGTTGCATTacctgctgtgtctggtgcattagctgcagtaggaCTGCCTgcagttcttttctttttatataaggtaaacctctaattataattacctcATTACACACTTAgaagtataaataataataatattcccTTATAATTAACTTGTTctccatttaaaaaataaatgcttaaaatgagttccacatatatatatatatatgtgcattgtatatatgtgttacaCACATGGACaccatttcttcccttttttcagtATACTTCTGCATTCGATTGGGTGAAAGGTTCCTCTTCCAGGagcagaagaacaaaaaggtCCGTTCGACAAGACCTAAGCACATCATTCTCAGGCGAAGACTCCTCTACAGAATATGGGACAGGATATGCAACTACCACAGTAGGTTCGTcatcaaatttaacaacGGACAATTCTACTATATATGGCGAACAACGACGCGGGGGGGGAGGGGCAAATAATGGACCACAGGAACGACAGAGGCGGAGAAATATAAGTTATGCACGCATGTAATATGTACCATATTAAATGtgatgttccttccccctccccctcctgaagggaagggaagcataAATAACAGCACGCAAAGTCCGCACACAGTTTATATGCAGTGTACGAAcagaaggatttttttttttttactttttatttttttttttgtttttatttttttttcgtatttgTACTAAGGTGCTTACAGGTTCATGTGCAGAATTAAATAATCATTTACACTTCACTGTGTGTACAGTTATGAACCACAGAATTCGATAATTACATTAATATGGATCTCGCTGATTTATATGTTTAGGGAAAACACAGTCATACACACATTTCCCATACGAAATTACATTTAAAGAATgggagcaatttttttttcttttatgcttaccaaaaattgcacaaaaaaaagaaattgtccaaaaaaaaaaaaaaaaaaatgccctaatataaatttatcacagcaaaaattagccaaaaaaaagttgtcatatgaaaaattgcgcaaaaaaaaaaaaaaaaaagagtaactCTGGACAGTCACATAGAACGATAAACAGACCAATGCACACACTTGTGCGTGCCAAATTAGCGACACTTGAAAAGGTGAGAAAGGAATTGCTTTACGAAATGCCTGTTTTGAGTCCCCTGCGCCACCATTCCGTATGGGAACATTTACCTATGCTGCGGCAAGTTACgccattttcacatttttcttccactgtTTTCCGCGCTTTGCAGTTTTCCCTACcccgccctttttttttttttccccctttttgaaacCCTACAAGACAACTTCCACATGAATAATTTTCtgtccttccttttcgtgaCACTTTTGAGCgccttcatttatatatgttaccTATGTGAGTACGCCAACCACCGTCATGGCACCGCCACTCGCATCGTACATGCTTCGTTGAGTGTAGAAGCGCATATATAGAAGTGTGCACACAAACGTGTACATGGAGAAGAACCACAAAACGTGAAGCACACCCTGCGATGcaccaccacccccaacaacaacccatccttccacccctattGCAGACTGCCTCCAAAATGAATACCTAAACAGTTACGACCGCACCGTGCGCATAATCCTGGGAGCACTGagtgcccccttttttgtctGCTATTATTGGTCCTTTGTAAAATGCTCCTTTAACAACCCTGGATACGTGGACACCACGTGGGAAGGTGAGAGATGAGAGAGTCCCAACTTGGCTTCAGAAAATTTCCATTGAGTGTTCGCTATACCCATGGTGCGTAGATACTACATATGATGATGGACTTCCCATggagaacatttttttctcctcccctTCATCCCCCGGGTCGTCCTTCCCCCTCAGCAAACgcagaagaaaataacatACAGATCGAAAAGCGGAAAATTAGGAATTACACGCCGAATAAGTACACCATCTGTGATAAGTGCAACTTTCTTGTGAGGCCAGAGAGGGCCCACCATTGCCGGGTAAAAGTATCACGTCGTCGCCCAGCAAAAGGGGAGATACACAGCAAGGTGTGTTGATGCAATTCTACATCGTTTTTTACCATGTATATACCAGATGTACACCCGATGGCACACCTGATCGCTTGTTCCCCCCCCATACAGTCCTGCAAGAGATGCGTGCTGAAGATGGATCACCATTGCCCATGGATAGGCACTTGCGTGGGAGAGAGGAACTTAaagttctttttcctctttctgtCCTACGGGCTGCTCACAACGGTGTACATTGCTATTACCATTATCCCCAAGTTTATACTGGCCCTACAAGAAAGCGAAAGTAACAAGGTAAAATCTGGTGAGAGGGGACATCCCGGAGGTGCTATATTTGGGTGTGCACTACTCACGGAGCATTCGTTGGTGCATTGGGCTGGTCACTTTGTGTATATCTCCACTTGGGCTATCCATACATGTATAGTTGTTCATTCCATTCTACATTCGTTATCCATTCATTATgcattcgttcattccattcgttcattccattcgttcattccattcgtttaatccattcgtttaatccattcgtttaatccattcgtccattccattcgttcattcgtcATTAATCCATTTTCTTGCTtactttttcccctccttccatcATAGGCCTCCCAAACGCTGCACCATGGAGCCCTGCTGATCAGTAAaaagaacaggaaaatatatcccctccccccctagTGGATAGAAAATATGCACTTGCTGTGGATGCTGAGCCTACGCGTTTCTTGTAGACATGCGTGCATATAACTTTATCCCTGCGCGTGTGTATGTCTTCACTGAAGGAAGCACCCCCCCCATACATTGTCACTCATCCGTAGCTGTGTGTGCTTCCCTGACAATGATGATAGCCCTAGTCTTCGtaataaagaaaggaaaaaaaaaaaatgtttcgaAGTTTGCACAGACTCCTTCGAGGGGTCAATCAGTTCATTGCTCGGAATTTTCAACatgcctatatatatacacaatggTGCCTCTTTTACCatcttccccccccccctctCAGATGAACTGCCAGTACGTCTATTTCATTTCTCGTAACATCACGGTAATAGAGTCGTCGTACACGGATAAGGTGAGCAAAGGAGGGGAAGCAGCAGTTGACTCGACGCTGGGGTGGGGCGGGCGTCACCCTCCGTTCTGCTCCATAAAAGATGAGCTAATTTAGTCATTTTACTAAgcatgcaaattttttgtaccaattttttatatgctcTCGCCTTCCCCCGCAGAACCCCTATGACTTGGGCACGTACAATAACTGGAAAATGGTAGACACCATTTTGAAAAGGCGGCCAAGAGAGCCGCAACAACCAAGTGaaacaaacaacaaaaaaaaaaaaaaaaaataggggatAAAGAAAGTACTCATGGCATGCCCGCACAACTCACAACATACAGGTGTTTGGCGAATTCAAGTGGAAGtggttcttccccctcaCTCCCGAAAATCTCTACCCTACCAGTAGGCTTCCCCCAAATGAATtccaaaaatgaaattgggaaggaacatttctCAGAGTGATTTACCCTTTAAGCACGAGTTGTGGTTTACAAAGAAACATTGGtgaatcctttttttttctcccgcAGAAGACTACCTGTACCCGCTGAACGACATATACCTCAACATCAACAACGTCGACATGGATGACTCATTTTTAGCTAGTCATAACGATAGTTCGAAAGAGGAAAACGTTTGATATGTGTGCGTTTTCGGAgaatggaaaataatttttgctttGGTGGTAAGGTTCCGCACAAGGGCGCGTTTGCTCCATATGTGCATGTCTGACGATATGCGTGCACGTAATTGTGTCATGACGTAGCTGCCATTTCGACCTCTTCCACAGTGTGCAGGGCCTCACCTGCAAGTTTTTCGCgctttctgttttttccatcaGCAATTCTTCAATTCGCATGATTGTTCCTTTTGTGCGTTTTGATAGCaatttttcccgttttttcctcccccccaatTTGTGATTTCTTTTCGCAAGAATGCCACAATTTATTAATGAGACACAGGTTCTGCGTGACCACCAGCGCCGGACTGTGTTGCTTCGTTTACATGTAAGGATTACGGCGCCATGCTCATTGGGAAGcgtgtgtaaaaaatatcacCCCCTTCCTTATACCCCAgtttgtgcctttttttttgtttacctCATTTTTCTTCGGGCATCTGATACCATTTTGATGCCACCTTTTCTTCGTGTTCCACGCTACGCCGCTTTAAACCCGATCCGAGTGGAAATCCTCCTCATAAtgtgtaacattttttttgttcaacaCGTAATTCAAAAATGTCATTATAAACACAACTCAGCAgacataaaaagaagaaaaactacaaaatgaattattagcaaaaaaaaaaacaaaaagtctAAATAACATTCTACCACTTTGTGCAAACAAAATTTACGCTGCTTCTTCTATGCTAAACGTGGCATAATCGTTTTCGCAAAGAGGACCAACTTGTGAAGTGATCACACTTTCCCAATTTGTGGGTAGCAAATCTTAAAAACTAAAACAaggtgaaacaaaaaaaaaaaaaaatagagaaaagtGTGCAAAAAGCAGAacgggaaaagaaaaaaacacctgaatggttcataaaaaaaagcgaaaaaaatatgaacaaaaaaaaaaaaaaaaaaaaaaaaaggaatggaacgGAAAATAGCTACATGCTAGACAATTCCCGTTTGCGTTTATTAGACAGTGCTACCAACTGTGTCCATGAGACACGCTATTTCGTCA
Coding sequences within:
- a CDS encoding Palmitoyltransferase — its product is MNNFLSFLFVTLLSAFIYICYLYCLQNEYLNSYDRTVRIILGALSAPFFVCYYWSFVKCSFNNPGYVDTTWEANAEENNIQIEKRKIRNYTPNKYTICDKCNFLVRPERAHHCRSCKRCVLKMDHHCPWIGTCVGERNLKFFFLFLSYGLLTTVYIAITIIPKFILALQESESNKASQTLHHGALLITVCASLTMMIALVFMNCQYVYFISRNITVIESSYTDKNPYDLGTYNNWKMVFGEFKWKWFFPLTPENLYPTKDYLYPLNDIYLNINNVDMDDSFLASHNDSSKEENV